The Streptomyces sp. NBC_01298 genome contains the following window.
AAGCCGAGCCGCTCGGCCGCCTTCGCGATCTGGGCGAGGTACTCGATGTCGGGCTCGCGCACCCCGGCCGCGGCGTGGTTGTTGGCGTAGGCGTGCCGGTCGACCAGGGTGCGGCCGTCGCCACCGGTCGGCAGGAACCAGTGCAGTCGTACCGTCATCAGGAGTCCTTCCCGTACGTGCGCGCGGGGGTGGTGGAGGGCGGCAGGTTCTTGTTGAAGCGGGTGTCGACGAAGTCCTTGAAGACGACCTTGCCCGGGATCAGCTTCAGCTCGGTGAAGGTGTCGGCGATCTTCTGCTCGGAGGCCACGGCCGCGTCGTCCACGGCGACCGGCACCCGGGTGCCGTTGCTCCGCTTCACCGCGTCGAAGGCCACCTCGTACGGCAGTCCCGTCTCCTTCGACCAGACCTTGGCCCACTCCTCCGGGTGCTTGAACACCCAGTCCTGGGCGCGCTGGAGACGCTCGAGGTAGTCCCCGATGGCCGTGCTCTTGGCCTCGTCGGCCAGCGCGCCGGGCGCCGCCACCTGGAAGCCGAGCCCGTTGACGATTCCCTCGCCGCTGGTCAGGACGCGGGCGCCGGAACGCAGCACCTGGGAGGTGTACGGGTCCCAGACCGCCCAGGCGTCGACCTTGCCGCTGTTGAAGGCGGCCAGCGCGTCGGCCGGCTGGAGCAGGGTGATCTGGACGTCGGCCGGGGTCAGGCCGGCCTGCTGGAGGCTCGCGATCAGCTGGAAGTGGGCCGAACTGCCCTGCGCCACAGCGATCTTCTTGCCGCGCAGCTCGGCGGGGGTCTGGAGGGCGGAGCCCTTGGGTACGAGGATCGCCTCGCCGGTGGAGGACCCGTGGGTGGCGCCCACCACCACGATCTTCGACTTGGCGGCGGCGGCGAAGACGGGCGGGGTGTTGCCTACGCCGCCGATGTCGACGGCCTTGGCGTTGACGGCCTCCAGCAGCGGCGGCCCGGAGGTGAAGGTGGACCACTTGATCTGGTAGTCGAGCCTGTCCAGTTCACCGGCGGCCCGCAGCAGCGACTCGTAACCGCCCTTCTGGTCACCCACGTTGAGGGTGACCTTGGCGCCGCTCTTGGCGCCGTCCTTCGAACCGGAACCGGTGTCGGCGGCCGAACTGCCGCCGCAGGCGGTCAGGACCAGCGACAGCGGAAGCAGCGCGGCGAGCAGGGGCAGGGTGTGACGTCTCATGTCGCTTCTCTTCGATCTCTCGTACGGGAATCAGGGCGGGGAAGGCGGAGGGGGTCGGTCGGAGCTCAGCTGACGCCGAGCTCGGCCAGCAGCCGGGCCCGCAGCGCGGCGAACCCGGGGTCGCCGACCGAGCGCGGCCGCTCCAGCTGGACCTCGGTGTCGTGGGCGATGCGGCCCTCGTCCATCACGAGCACGCGGTCGGCCAGCAGCACCGCCTCGTCGACGTCGTGCGTGACCAGCAGCACCGCGCAGCCGCGCCGCTGCCACAGCTCGGCGACCAGTCGCTGGGCATTGATCCGGGTCAGCGCGTCGAGCGCGCCGAACGGCTCGTCCAGCAGCAGCAGATCGGGCTCCCGGACCAGGGCGCGGGCCAGGGAGGCCCGCTGCGCCTCGCCGCCGGACAGGGTCTTCGGCCAGGCATCGGTCCGGTGTTCCAGCCCGACCTCGGCCAACGCCCGCTCCGCTCGGTCCCGTTCGGGGCGCCCGGGCAGGCCGAGCAGTACATTGCGCCAGACCTTCTTCCAGGGCATCAGCCGGGGAGCCTGGAAGGCCACCGCCCGGCGCTCGGGCACCAGGACCTCGCCCTCGATCTCCCGGTCCAGACCGGCGAGCACCCGCAGCAGGGTGGACTTCCCGCAGCCGCTGCGGCCGAGGAGCACGGTGAACTGACCGGCCCGCAAGGTCAGATCGAGTCCGTCGATGGCGGCCCGGCCGTCGAAGGACCGGGTCAGGCCCCGGACCCGTACGGCGGTATCGGCCGGGTCGCTCGGGTTGGTCGGGTCGGTCGGGTCCGCCGTGACGGTGCCGGTGGCGGCGGCAGCGGTCACTGGCCGGTGAAGGTCGGTCGCCATTGCAGCAGCAGCCTTTCGAGAGCGCGGACGATGAGGTCGGCGGTGAGGCCGAGGAAGGCGTAGACGACGAGGCAGACGACGATGACGTCCGTGCGGAAGAACTCGCGGGCCTGGTTCATCAGGAACCCGATCCCGGCATCGGCGTTGATGGACTCCCCGAACACCAGGGCCAGCCAGCCGGTGGCGAGGGAGTACCGCAGCCCGGTCATGAACCCGGGCAGCGCGCCGGGCAGCACCACGTGCCGTACCAGGCCCCAACGGCCCAGCCCCAATGCCCTGCCCGCTTCGATGAGTTGCTCGTCCACTCCGCGGATTCCGGCGTACACGTTCAGGTACAGGTGGAAGGCCGTTCCGAGGGCGATGAGCGCCACCTTCGGCGCCTCCCCGATGCCCATCCAGATGATGAACAGCGGGATGAGCCCCACCCAGGGCACGGTGCGCAGCATCTGCACGCTCGCGTCGATCAGGTCCTCGCCCAGCCGCGAGAGCCCGGACAGCAGCGCCAGTACCGTCCCCACCGTGCCGCCCAGGACCAGGCCGATCGCCACGCGCTGGAGCGACACCCCCATCGCGGCGGGTAGGGTGCCGTCCCCGATCAGGCCGGCGGCGGCGCGCGCGATGGTCGAGGGCGGTGCGAGCACGTCGGCGGGCAACCAGCCCAGGCTGCTGGCCAGTTGCCACGCGGCCAGGAGCAGGAGCGGTCCGATGGTGCGCCGTACCCAGCGGGGCGGGGAGCGCCGTTTCGCCGAGGCGGGTACGACGGGTACGAGTACGGGGGCGGCGCCGACCGAGTGCACGGATGCTCTTTTGACGGATATATCCGGTCGAGCATGGCTGGTGAGAGTCATGGGTGCTCCACGGAAGGGGAGAGGGAGGGGAGGTCCGGGGGGTGGGGCAGGAGGAAGCGCACGCCCGTCGGCCTCCACGCCCATCGGCCCCACCCGCCGTGTACGGCGGCGGAGTTCGTGGGGCAGCGGGGGTACGGAGGGCCGGAGCCGCCGGAGGCGCCGGAGCCCGGGCCGCGGAGGGCCGGGGCTCAGGGGATCAGCGGATCAGGGCGTGCGAAAGGAGAGCGCGGAGCGCTCGTGTCACAGGTGAAAGGGCGTCAGCAGCCGCGACAACACGCGGCGGAGGCCACCCGCAGCAGGTCGATGTGACCGCGCGTGGTGAGCATGACTGAACGCAACATGCGGCGAAACTTAGCCATTCGCCCGCGCCGGGTCAATGGCGTCTCGCGCTCTGGGACGGCGATCTCTCCCGCCGGGACGAGATCGGTCAGGGGCGGTGTGCGCGGAGGGTGGCCAGGACCGGGTCGCGGGGCTGGAGGGTGAGGCCCGGGAGGACCCTCGCGCGGGTCGGGCCGCTGTCCAGGTGGAAGCGCTGGGCCACGACGGCCAGCACCAGAGCGGCCTCGACGAGGGCGAAGCGGGCGCCCAGGCAGGCGCGCGGGCCGCCGCCGAAGGGGAACCAGGCGTGCTCCGGGATCTGGTGGGCGGCGGTCCCTTCGGCGGACCACCGCTCGGGGCGGAAGGCCTCCGGCTCCGGGAACCAGCGCGCGTCCCGGTGCATCGACCACGGGCTGATCCACACCGACAGGCCGGCCGGGATCGGACGGCCGCCGAGCGTGGCGCCTTCCCCGGCCACCGCGGAGAGCAGCCAGATCGGCGGGTAGATCCGCAGCGCTTCCTTGACCACCTGCTGGGTCCAGGGCAGCCGCGCGTAGTCCTCGTACGTCGGCAGCCGGCCGCCGAGCACCCGGTCCAGCTCCTCCGTCAGCCGCGCGCGGGCCTCCGGTGCCCCCGAGAGCAACTGCCAGGCCCAGGTCAAGGTGGTCGACGTGGTCTCGTGGCCGCCGATGTAGAGGGTGATCGACTCGTCCCGCAGCTCCGTGCGCGACAGTGGCGCGCCGTTCTCGTCGCGGGCGGAGAGAAGCCTGCTGAGGAGGTCGTCCCGCTCCTCGGCGGCCGCCGAGGCCGCCTCGTGCTCCCGTATGACGTGCTCGATCTCGCGGTCGAGCACGTCCACGGCCGCCCGCATCCGGCGCCGGCCCGGAGTCTGGACCCAGGGCGGCAGGAACATCGTCACGCCCCGGAACTCGGCGCTGAGTTCGCGCTGCGCGGTGGCCATGGCCGCGCTGATGGGCGCCTCCCGGCCGGCGGCGTCGCTCCCGAACAGGGTCCGCACCGCGATGCGTTGGGTGAGTCCGGCCATCTCCCGGTGCACATCGATCCGCGCGCCGTCGCTCCAGCGGGAGACCAGCGCGTCGGTGCACTCCACCATCGTGCCGGCGTACGAGCGCACTTGGCGCGGGCGTACCGAGGGCTGGACCAGGGCCCGCTTGCGCCGCCAGTCCTCGCCGGTGGCCACGACCACCCCATTGCCCAGCAACTGACGGAACGCCCAGCCCAGTTCGGTCGGGCTGAAGGTGGACTCCACCGCGCCGAGCAGCTCGCCGGCGTGCTCCGGCCGCGAGACCAGGACGTTGCGCTGCGGGCCGAGTGCCCAGGGCACCCAGTCCCCGTACTCGTCGCGCAGCGACTCGAAGAAGGCCAGCGGATCGCGGGCGAAGGCGGGCAGGTTCCCCACCAGGGGCCAGCGGCGCGGTCCGCGCTCGGAGCCCGGGGGCGTCAGGGTGGCGGTCACCCCGGCATGGTGACAGCGCCGCCGCCAGGACGCCAGAGCACGTCAGGGCGCGCCGAAGCGTGCCGGGCCCCGGGCCGTCGGCGAAGACCGTCGGCGACGACTGGCGGCGAAGACCCCCGGGCCCGGGGCCGTCCGGACGGCTCAGGCCGCCTGCGCGGCGGTCAGCCAGCTGTAGGCGCTCTCCGCGCTGAACTCCGCCTGCCCGGAGGGGAAGAGCAGTCCGGCCGCCGCGAAGGCCGGGTCGTCGGCCATGGCCGCCACGTACGGGATCGCCACGCACCGCATGCCCGCCGCCCGGGCGGCCAGAGCGCCCGGCGCCGCGTCCTCCACGACCACGCAGTCGGCGGGCTCCGCGCCCAGCCGGCGCGCCGCCTCCAGGAACACGTCCGGGGCGGGCTTGCCCTGCGCGACCTCCTCGGCGGAGACCACCGTGGTCAGCAGCGCGTCCAGCCCGGTGCCCGCCAGGACCGCGTCGATCGCCTCGAGCGAGGAACCCGAGGCCACCGCCATCGGGACGCCCTCGGAGTGCAGCCGCCGCACGAACGCGCGCATCTCGGGGTAGGCCTCGGTGTGGGTCCGGGCCAGCTCCAGATAGGCGGCGTTCTGCTCGGCGAGCAGCTGCTCCACCGGCGCCGTGATCCCGTACTCGTCCCGGAGGATCTCCAGGGTTTCCAGGGTGCCGATGCCGATGTACCGGGCGTGCTGCTCCCAGGTGAAATCGGGGACGCCGTGGCGCTCGAGGGTGCGCCGCCCGGACTCGTAGTAGTTCGGCTCGCTGTCCACGAGGGTGCCGTCGAGATCGAATATGACGGAGATCATCCGTTGTGCCCGTCCTGCCGGTGCCGGTCCTGCCGGTGCCTGTCCTGTTCCTGTCCCGTCCATCTTGTCAGCATTTCTAGCGTTTCCGCGCCGCCCGTCCCACGGACTCGACCAGGGGGAGGAGCCGGTGCGGGACCCGCTCGCGCAGTGCGACCTCGGTACGGGTGCGCACCACGCCGGGCAGCCGGATCAGCCGCTGGATGACGTCCTCCAGATGCGCGTTGTCCCGCGCGGCCACCCGGGTCAGCAGGTCCCCGCCGCCGGTGATGGAGAAGGCCTCGATGATCTCCGGTACGGAGGCCAGCGCGTCGCCGACCTCGTCCAGGTGCCCCTGGGTGACCTCGATGTGCACGAAGGCCAGGACCGGATGCCCGAGGGCGGCGGGGGAGAGCGCCGGCCCGGTCCCGGTGATCACCCCGGTGCGCTCCAGCCGGTCGATCCGGGCCTGGAGGGTGCCGCGCGCGACGCCGAGGATCCGGGCGTACTCCCGGACGCTGGTGCGCGGCTGCTCGATCAGCAGGCGCAGGATCCGTGTGTCGAGCTCGTCCACCGCCATGCCGCGACTGTACCAACGCGTCCCGATATCGGTAGGTGGCCGATCACACCCGCTCCGACCCGCCATGACGGCGCGGCCGGCGGGGCGGCAGCGGCAGGAAACCGCTGGTACGGGCCCGGTAGGCGGCGTAGCCGGGCCGGTCCGCCATGTGCCGCTCCAGCAGCCGCTTCCCGCTGCCGCCGATCAGCAGGTACGACATCACGAGCGGGGAGACCACCGACACCGCCACCGCGCCGCCCGAGGTCCAGGCGGTCAGCGACAGCCCCCACCACACGCAGAAGTCGCCGAAGTAGTTCGGGTGCCGGGTCCAGGACCACAGGCCCCGGTCCATGATCCGCTCCCGGTTCGCGGGATCGGCCTTGAAGCGGGCCAGCTGGTGGTCGCCGACCGCCTCGAAGAGCAGCCCGCACAGCCACAGCGCCGTGCCCGCCACCGCCAGGGCCCCGGGCCGCCCGGTCGCGTACGCGGCCGCCTGCACGGGCAGCGAGACCAGCCAGACCAGGCCCGCCTGGAGCAGGTAGACCATGCGCAGCGCGTACAGGTCGCGGCGGCCCGGAGCCTTGGCGAGCATCCGTTGGTAGCGCGGGTCCTCGCCGTGGCCCCGGCCCCGCCACGCGATGTGCCCGGCCAGCCGCAGGCCCCACACCACCGCCAGGACCGCCGGGAGCGGGTGCCGGCCGCCCGACTGCGCGTACGTGGCCACCGCGACGGCCACGAAGCCCAGGCCCCAGGCCACGTCCACCCCGCGGTGCCGGCGCAGCCGGACCCCGACGGCGAAGGCGGCCAGCATCACGGCGAGGGCCGCCCCCGCCGAGACGGCCAGGTTGAGCCCGAAGGCGCCCCAGTTCACCGGGCACCACCGCCCGCGGCGAGCCCCTCCGGGGCCGAGCGCGTCAGCAGGAACTGGTGCACGTCCAGGTAGCCCGAGGCGAAGCCGGCCTCGCAGTAGGCCAGGTAGAAGGTCCACATCCGCCGGAACGTGGCGTCGAAGCCCAGCTCCGCCACCCGGTCCGCCCGCTCGGCGAAGCGCTCCCGCCACAGCCGCAGCGTCTGCGCGTAGTGGGCCCCGTAGGCCGTGGAGCGGGTCACGCGCAGTCCGGTGTGCGAGCGCGCCGTCTCCTCCACCACCCGCACCGACGGCAGCATGCCGCCGGGGAAGATGTACTTGTGGATCCAGGTGTACGTGTCCCTGGTGGCGAGCATCCGCTCGTGCGGCATGGTGATCGCCTGGAGCGCGACCCGCCCGCCGGGCGCCAGCAGCCGGTCCAGCGTGGCGAAGTACACCGGCCAGTACTCGGCGCCGACCGCCTCGATCATCTCGACGCTCACGATGGCGTCGTAGCTCCCCTCGGCCTCCCGGTAGTCGCACAGCCGCACCTCGACGCGGTCGGACAGCCCGGCGGCCGCGATCCGGCGCAGGGCCAGCTCCCGCTGCTCCCGGGAGAGGGTCAGGGTGACCACGTGCGCACCGCGCCGGGCGGCCCGGACGGCCAGCTCGCCCCAGCCCGTGCCGATCTCCAGCAGCCGGGTCCCCGGACCGGTCTCCGCCAGGTCCAGCAGCATGTCGATCTTGCGGTGCTGGGCCTCGGCGAGCAGCTCCGGGGAGGCGGGCAGGGCGGCGAACACCGCCGAGGAGTAGGTCATCGTCGAGTCGAGGAACTCGGCGAAGAGCTCGTTCGACAGGTCGTAGTGGCGCTGGATGTTCGTCCGCGAGCCGTCCGGGGTGTTGCGGTCCGAGGCCGGGTGCCGGGAGGCCCACAGGCCGCGCAGCCGCTGGAGCGGAGCCGGCACCAGCCCCGTCACGTGCCCGGCCAGGACCGTCAGGACGGCCACCGGGTCGCGTGCGTCCCACTCCCCGGCCAGGTACGACTCGCCGAACCCGATCAGCCCCTCGGCCGCGATCCGGCGCTCGAACGCGTCGGGGTCGTACACCGCCATCGCGGGGCCGCCCCGCCCCAGGGTCCCGTCGGGGCCCATCCGGACCTGGAGCGGCAGCCGGTCCAGGGCCCGGCGGATCAGCAGCCGCCCGACGGCGGCCCTGGCCCGGGAACAGGGCGGCACCGCCGGTGCGGTGGCGGTGGTGGTGCTGGTGGTCGACGTGCTCACTTCAAGCCCTCCTGGGGTACGTGTATGGGGCGCGGCCGGACGGGCTGACCGCGCAGCCACAGCCGGACGCCGTGGAAACGGATGCCGACGCTGACGGCGGCGGTGGACCAGGGCCGGCGCAGCGCGGCGCGCAGCAGCCCGCGGGCGCCGGCGGGGCGGCGGTCGCCGCGGACGGTCGCGGTCAGGCGGGCACCGTCGGTCCCGCCGGCCAGCCGGACGGTCAGTGCGAGGTGTTCGCCCGGTTCGGGCAGCCGCATGCGGTAGGCGCCTTCCACGGCGAGGAAGGGGGAGACGTAGAACTCCTTGGCGACGGGGGACACTTCGAGATCGCCGCGGTCGCCGCGCTCGCTGAGGTCACCGCGCTCGCCCCTGTCGCCCCTGGCGGTCTCCGGCGGGAGCAGGTAGCAGTGCCGTTCGCCGTAGGTGTTGTGCACCTCGGCGACCACTTGGCGCAGGGAGCCGTCCGGGCCGCGGCACCAGTACACGGTCAGCGGGTTGAAGACGTGGCCGAGGACGCGGGCGTGCGCCAGCATCAACACCCGGGAACCCGGCGGGAGTCCGGCGCCGCGCGCCGCCAGGAACGCGTCCAGTCCGGCCCGGATCGAGGGGGCGCCGCCGCCGAAGTGGTCACGCGCGTCGAACCGGGCGAGCGACCGCAGCGGTCGGGGGAGGTCGGGCAGCCGGTCGAGGTCGACCAGCCACAGGTACGTACGGTGCCGCAGCCGGTAGCGGCTCCCGCCCGACCGGACGTGCCGGATGTCGGCCAGGTAGAGGCAGGGCTCTGCCGGACGGGGCTCTGCCGGACGGGGCTCCGCCGGACGGGGCTCTGTCGGACGCGGGTCCGCCGGGTCGGGGCTCACCACGACACCCCCAGCGCGGCGGCGGCTTCCACGCCCGAACGGCAGCCGTCCTCGTGGAACCCCCACCCGTGATAGGCCCCGGCGAAGGCCGTCACCGGCCCCGACAGGGCCGGCAGGAGCCGCTGGGCCGCCACCGACTCCGTGGTGTAGACGGGATGTTCGTACTCCATCTCGGCCAGGACCGACCCCGGCCGTACGGCCTCGCCCGCGTTCAGCGTGACCACGTACGGCTCCGGCCCGTCCAGCCCCTGGAGCCGGTTCATGTCGTAGCTGACCCGTACGTGCGCGTCGTCCGGCCGGCACCCCGACAGCCGGTAGTTCCAGCAGCCCCGGGCGCCGGGCGCGCTCGGCAGCACCGAGGCGTCGGTGTGCAGCACGGTCCGGTTGCGGGAGTAGCGGAAGGCGCCGAGCGCGGCGCGCTCCGCGTCCGTCGGATCGGCCAGCAGGCGCAGCGCCTGATCGGCGTGGACGGCGACGACCACCGCGTCGTAGAGATCGGTGGCCCCGCCGGCGGTGGTGACCGACACGCCCCGCGGGGTGCGCGCGAGGGCCCGTACGGGCGTGGCCGTGTACACGGCGTCCAGCCGCTCGCGGACCCGCTCCACGTAGCGCGCCGAGCCGCCCTCGACCGTACGCCAGGCCGGCGAGCCGCCCACCGACAGCAGGCCGTGGTGGTCCAGGAACCGGAACAGGTACCGGGCCGGGTACCCGAGCGCCGTGTCCGGCGGGCAGGACCACACCGAGGCGACCAGCGGGATCGCGAAGTGGGCGGTGAAGTAGGCCCCGAAGCGGCCCTGTTCGAGGAACTCGGCGAGGGTGATCTCGCCGCCGCCCGCCGCTTCCGTTCCGGCGGTGCCGGCGGTGCCGACGGTGCCGGCCGTGGCCAGCAGCCGCCTCGCCCGCCGGTGGAACGCCGGGATCCGTGCCAGCATCCGCAGGTACCGCGGGTTCACGGCGGACCGGCTCCCGGCGAAGAGCCCGCGCGGCCCGCGCGCACCCGCGTACTCCAGCCCGCACCCCTCGCAGTGGACCGACAGGCTCATCGTCGTCGGCCGGGTGGCCACCCCCAGCTCGCCGAAGAGCCGCAGGAGATGCGGGTAGGTGCGGTCGTTGTGCACGATGAACCCCGAATCCACCGCCCGCACCACCCCGTCCGGCCCTTTGACCTCGTGGGTGTGCGCGTGCCCGCCCAGCCGGTCGTCCGCCTCGTAGACGGTCACCTCGTGCGAGCGCGCCAGCACGTACGCCGCCGTCAGCCCCGATACGCCCCCGCCGATCACGGCCGTCCGCGGGCGCGGCGCCCCTCGCTCGGTCATCGTGTTCCCCTCTCGTCGCCCGCCACCCGTCACCCCCTCTTCGGAGCCGAGGGGGGTCTTGGATGTGCCGTACGGGGGAATCCCGCATCCGATCCGGCGCGCCGCGGGGAACCGGAGGCAGGGGGTCGGGGTACCGAAGGACAGGGATCGAGGAGCGGAGACAGCCATGACGGGCAAGAACTGCCTGGTCACCGGGGCCAGCGGATACATCGGCGGACGCCTCGTACCGGACCTCCTGGAGGCCGGGCACCGGGTCCGCTGCCTGGCCCGCACCCCGGAAAAACTGCGCGACCACCCCTGGGCCGGGGACACCGAGATCGTCCGGGGAGACGTCACCGACCGCGCGTCCCTCGCCGCCGCGATGGACGGCATCGACGTCGCCTACTACCTCGTGCACTCCCTGGGCACCGGATCCCGCTTCGAGGAACGCGACCGGGAAGCCGCCCGGGCCTTCGCGGACGAGGCCCGCGCCGCCGGGGTCGGCCGCATCGTCTACCTCGGCGGGCTCACCCCCGTGGACGTCCCGCCGCGGAACCTCTCACCGCACCTGCGCTCCCGCGCCGAGGTCGGGGAGATCTTCCTCGCGGGCGCCGTTCCGGCCACCGTGCTGCGCGCCGCCGTGGTCATCGGGTCCGGGTCCGCGTCCTTCGAGATGCTGCGCTACCTGACCGAACGCCTGCCCGTCATGGTCACCCCCAGCTGGGTCGGCACCCGCTGCCAGCCGATCGCCGTCCGCGACGTGCTGCGCTACCTCGTCGGCAGCGCCGGCATGCCGCCCGAGGTGAACCGGCCCTTCGACATCGGCGGGCCCGACGTGCTCACGTACGAGGAGATGATGCGCCGCTACGCCACCGTCGCGCACCTCCCCGCCCGCCTCATCCTGCGGGTCCCGATGCTCACCCCGAGGCTGTCCAGCCACTGGATCGGCCTGGTCACCCCCGTGCCGAGGGCGCTGGCCCGGCCGCTCGCGGAATCCCTGCGGCACGAGGTGGTGTGCGCGGAGCACGACATCGCCGCCCACGTCCCGGACCCGCCGGGCGCGCCCATCGGCTTCGACGAGGCCCTCGCGCTGGCCCTCCGGCGGATCCGCGAGGCCAAGGTGACCACCCGCTGGTCCTCCGCCGCCGTCCCCGGCGCGCCGAGCGACCCGCTGCCCACCGACCCCGACTGGGCGGGCGGCAGCCTCTACACCGACAGCCGGGAGCTGGCGGTCGAGGCCCCGGCCGCGGAGCTGTGGCGGGTGGTGGAGGGCATCGGCGGGGAGAACGGCTGGTACTCCTTCCCGCTGGCCTGGGCCGTACGGGGCTGGCTGGACCGGCTCGTCGGCGGAGTCGGCATCCGGCGCGGCCGCCGGGACGCGGCGCGGCTGCGGGTGGGGGACTCCCTGGACTTCTGGCGGGTGGAGGAGATCGAACCGGGCCGGCTGCTGCGGCTGCGCGCCGAGATGCGGCTGCCGGGGCTGGCCTGGCTGGAACTCCACGCCGATCCGCCGGCCCCCGGGGAGACCGGATCTCGCTACCGCCAGCGGGCCCTCTTCCATCCGCACGGCCTGCTGGGCCACCTGTACTGGTGGAGCGTGTCACCGTTCCACGCCGTCGTCTTCGGCGGCATGGCCCGCAACATCGCCCGCGCGGCGAAGCGAGCGGACACCGAGCGCACGGGTGCGACGTAGCCTCCGTCGGGCGGGGGACCCCCGCCGCCGACCGCCCTGCCGGCGGTAGCCGGTGAGGTCGGGGCGAAGCCCCGGGGGCTCGCCACTACCCGGGCGCCGCGCGCCGGCGCCACCGCATCCAGGACGGTGCGGCGTCGGTGACCCCTCGGGGGGCGAGGCGCGCCCGCCGCGCCGGGCCCCGGGCGGCCCAGGCGGCCCCCGTGCGGGACCCCGGAGCCCCACCGCATACGGCCCCCGGGCGGCCCCCGGGAGCCCCACCGCATACGGTCCCGGGTGGCCGAGCCCGTGCGGCCCGGGGCCCAACCCCGTACGCCCCCCGGGCCGAACCCCGGTGCCATCCCCGCGGCGGAGCCGGTGCGGTCGGGGCGAAGCCGGGGGGTTCCCGGCGGCTCCCGGGCACTGCGCGGCAGTGTCATCGCATCCGGGACGGGGTCCGGGGGCGAAGTAGCTCGTGAGACCCAGCCCGTACCCCCATCCCCACGCGGAGCGAACCCCATGAACGTCGCGGTGGTCCTCTACACCTCCGACCTCCGGCTGCACGACCATCCGCCGCTGCGGGCCGCCCTGTCCTCCTCCGGGCAGGTCGTGCCGCTCTTCGTGCGCGATCCGGCCGTCGACGCCCCGCCCAACCGGCTCGCCTTCCTCGCCGACTGCCTCGCCGGCCTCGACGACGGGCTGCGCGCCCGCGGCGGCCGTCTCGTCGTACGGTCCGGCGATCCGGTCGCCGCGGTCATGGCGGTCGTACGGGAGGCCGACGCCGACGAGGTGCACATGGCGGCCGGGGTGAGCGCCTACGCCCACGCACGCGAGGCGCGGCTGCGCGAGGCCCTCGAAGCGGAGGGCCGGCGGTTCCACGTCCACGACGCGGTGATCACCGCGGTCGCCCCCGGGGCCGTCACCCCCTCCGGGTCGGGCGCCGACCACTTCGCCGTCTTCACCCCGTACCACCGCCACTGGTCGGAGCACCCCCTGCGGGCCGCCGCACCCGCGCCCCGCGGCGTCCCGGTGCCCGACGCGATCCGCTCCGAGCCCCTGCCCGAGCGCGCCGCCGTCACCGGTACCTCCCCGGGCCTCGCCCCGGGCGGCGAGCCCGAGGCGCGCCGGCTGCTCGCCCGGTGGCTGCGCTCCGGCATCGACCGCTATTCCGAGACCCACGACGACATGGTCGGCGACGCCACCTCCCGGCTCTCCCCGCACCTGCACTTCGGCACGCTCTCGCCCACCGAGGCCGTCCACCGGGCCCGCGCCGCCGGTGGTCCCGGTGCGGAGGCCTTCGTACGGCAGCTGTGCTGGCGCGACTTCCACCACCAGGTGCTCGCCGCCCGGCCGGCCGCCGCCGCCGCGGACTACCGGGACCGGGGCGACCGCTGGCGCACCGGCGCCGCCGCCGAGGAGGAGACCCGGGCCTGGAAGGAGGGCCGCAC
Protein-coding sequences here:
- a CDS encoding SDR family oxidoreductase, with the protein product MTGKNCLVTGASGYIGGRLVPDLLEAGHRVRCLARTPEKLRDHPWAGDTEIVRGDVTDRASLAAAMDGIDVAYYLVHSLGTGSRFEERDREAARAFADEARAAGVGRIVYLGGLTPVDVPPRNLSPHLRSRAEVGEIFLAGAVPATVLRAAVVIGSGSASFEMLRYLTERLPVMVTPSWVGTRCQPIAVRDVLRYLVGSAGMPPEVNRPFDIGGPDVLTYEEMMRRYATVAHLPARLILRVPMLTPRLSSHWIGLVTPVPRALARPLAESLRHEVVCAEHDIAAHVPDPPGAPIGFDEALALALRRIREAKVTTRWSSAAVPGAPSDPLPTDPDWAGGSLYTDSRELAVEAPAAELWRVVEGIGGENGWYSFPLAWAVRGWLDRLVGGVGIRRGRRDAARLRVGDSLDFWRVEEIEPGRLLRLRAEMRLPGLAWLELHADPPAPGETGSRYRQRALFHPHGLLGHLYWWSVSPFHAVVFGGMARNIARAAKRADTERTGAT
- a CDS encoding NAD(P)/FAD-dependent oxidoreductase translates to MTERGAPRPRTAVIGGGVSGLTAAYVLARSHEVTVYEADDRLGGHAHTHEVKGPDGVVRAVDSGFIVHNDRTYPHLLRLFGELGVATRPTTMSLSVHCEGCGLEYAGARGPRGLFAGSRSAVNPRYLRMLARIPAFHRRARRLLATAGTVGTAGTAGTEAAGGGEITLAEFLEQGRFGAYFTAHFAIPLVASVWSCPPDTALGYPARYLFRFLDHHGLLSVGGSPAWRTVEGGSARYVERVRERLDAVYTATPVRALARTPRGVSVTTAGGATDLYDAVVVAVHADQALRLLADPTDAERAALGAFRYSRNRTVLHTDASVLPSAPGARGCWNYRLSGCRPDDAHVRVSYDMNRLQGLDGPEPYVVTLNAGEAVRPGSVLAEMEYEHPVYTTESVAAQRLLPALSGPVTAFAGAYHGWGFHEDGCRSGVEAAAALGVSW
- a CDS encoding cyclopropane-fatty-acyl-phospholipid synthase family protein, whose product is MSTSTTSTTTATAPAVPPCSRARAAVGRLLIRRALDRLPLQVRMGPDGTLGRGGPAMAVYDPDAFERRIAAEGLIGFGESYLAGEWDARDPVAVLTVLAGHVTGLVPAPLQRLRGLWASRHPASDRNTPDGSRTNIQRHYDLSNELFAEFLDSTMTYSSAVFAALPASPELLAEAQHRKIDMLLDLAETGPGTRLLEIGTGWGELAVRAARRGAHVVTLTLSREQRELALRRIAAAGLSDRVEVRLCDYREAEGSYDAIVSVEMIEAVGAEYWPVYFATLDRLLAPGGRVALQAITMPHERMLATRDTYTWIHKYIFPGGMLPSVRVVEETARSHTGLRVTRSTAYGAHYAQTLRLWRERFAERADRVAELGFDATFRRMWTFYLAYCEAGFASGYLDVHQFLLTRSAPEGLAAGGGAR
- a CDS encoding cryptochrome/photolyase family protein: MNVAVVLYTSDLRLHDHPPLRAALSSSGQVVPLFVRDPAVDAPPNRLAFLADCLAGLDDGLRARGGRLVVRSGDPVAAVMAVVREADADEVHMAAGVSAYAHAREARLREALEAEGRRFHVHDAVITAVAPGAVTPSGSGADHFAVFTPYHRHWSEHPLRAAAPAPRGVPVPDAIRSEPLPERAAVTGTSPGLAPGGEPEARRLLARWLRSGIDRYSETHDDMVGDATSRLSPHLHFGTLSPTEAVHRARAAGGPGAEAFVRQLCWRDFHHQVLAARPAAAAADYRDRGDRWRTGAAAEEETRAWKEGRTGYPVVDAAMRQLAHEGWMHNRGRLLVASFLTKTLYVDWRVGARHFMDLLVDGDLANNQLNWQWAAGTGTDTRPNRVLNPVRQGLRYDPDGGYVHRWVPELAGLPAPRVHEPWRLPGLERARYDYPDPVVGLADGLDRFRRGREAGEGPG
- a CDS encoding DUF1365 domain-containing protein — protein: MADIRHVRSGGSRYRLRHRTYLWLVDLDRLPDLPRPLRSLARFDARDHFGGGAPSIRAGLDAFLAARGAGLPPGSRVLMLAHARVLGHVFNPLTVYWCRGPDGSLRQVVAEVHNTYGERHCYLLPPETARGDRGERGDLSERGDRGDLEVSPVAKEFYVSPFLAVEGAYRMRLPEPGEHLALTVRLAGGTDGARLTATVRGDRRPAGARGLLRAALRRPWSTAAVSVGIRFHGVRLWLRGQPVRPRPIHVPQEGLK